One Halichoerus grypus chromosome 1, mHalGry1.hap1.1, whole genome shotgun sequence genomic region harbors:
- the LOC118521620 gene encoding olfactory receptor 5H2-like, which translates to METKNTTELEEFVLTGLTYQREWQIPLFLVFLVIYLITIVGNLSLIVLICNDPHLHIPMYLFLGSLAFVDAWISSTVSPKMLVNFFAKNKMISLSECMIQFFSFTVSATTECFLLATMAYDRYVAVCKPLLYPIIMTYRLSMQLLISSFVGGLFHAIIHIGFLFRLTFCNSNIIHHFYCDIMPLFKISCTDPSINILIVFIFSGSIQMLTILIVLISYTLILFIILKKKSLQGIRKAFSTCGAHLLSVSLYYGPLLFVYVCPGSAQADDQDMMDSLFYTIIIPFLNPMIYSLRNKKVIDSLRKMLKRNA; encoded by the coding sequence atggaaactaaaaatacaacaGAGCTGGAAGAGTTTGTTCTCACGGGACTCACATATCAACGAGAGTGGCAAATTCCCTTGTTCCTGGTGTTCTTGGTTATATATCTCATCACCATTGTGGGAAACCTCAGTCTGATTGTTCTCATCTGCAATGACCCTCACCTTCACATtcccatgtatttatttcttgGGAGTCTGGCATTTGTGGATGCTTGGATATCATCTACAGTATCCCCCAAGATGTTGGTCAACTTCTTTGCCAAGAATaagatgatctctctctctgaatgcatgatacaatttttttcctttacagtcAGTGCCACCACAGAATGTTTTCTCCTGGCAACAATGGCATATGATCGGTATGTGGCTGTATGCAAGCCTTTACTTTATCCAATAATTATGACTTACAGACTCTCCATGCAGCTGTTGATTTCATCATTTGTAGGTGGCCTTTTTCATGCCATAATTCATATAGGCTTTTTATTCAGATTAACCTTCTGTAATAGTAACATAATACATCACTTTTACTGTGACATCAtgccattatttaaaatttcttgtacTGATCCTTCTATTAATATTctcatagtatttattttttctgggtCAATTCAGATGCTCACCATTCTGATTGTTCTTATCTCTTACACATTAAttctttttataatcttaaaaaagaagtctCTGCAAGGCATAAGGAAAGCCTTCTCCACCTGTGGAGCCCATCTCTTATCTGTCTCTCTGTACTATGGCCCCCTTCTCTTCGTGTATGTGTGCCCTGGATCTGCACAGGCAGATGATCAAGATATGATGGACTCTCTATTTTACACCATAATAATTCCTTTCTTAAATCCAATGATCTACAGCCTGAGAAATAAGAAAGTTATAGATTCactgagaaaaatgttaaagagaaATGCTTAG